From a single Arachis hypogaea cultivar Tifrunner chromosome 3, arahy.Tifrunner.gnm2.J5K5, whole genome shotgun sequence genomic region:
- the LOC112789182 gene encoding disease resistance protein Roq1 produces the protein MANRASTSVIMATNYDVFLSFRGEETRHGFTGHLYDALCRNGINTFIDDENLRTGETIRPQLLQSIEASKISIIVFSTNYAASTWCLDELVQILRCHRERYQLVFPVFYKVEPSDVRHQRNTYKEAVDAHEIRFGCHSQKVKEWKEALAETSNMKGFHLKQGYEFKFIQEIVCKALTHIPPRQLLIEDRMIGLQTRVVEVESHLYSSYSTSKYRILSNIKSSKPKLYNNNTMLGIVGIGGSGKTTLAKALYNSICDRFECACFLFNVRKISDQEEGLVRLQQTLLSKLLGEWEIKVRSVEEGISMIKEKLGKKRALIVLDDVDKIEQLKALAGECDWFSYGTRIVITRDKYLLTAHKVEKIYKMKLLSDPESLELFCWNAFKMTRPKANYEDLSNQAIHYAQGLPLALKVIGSNLINKSLEEWKSALDKYEKNPPKDIQSVLRVSYDSLEGNEKDIFLDIACFFNGKKWEYVKNVLDGCGMFTEDGIRILVDKSLVTIKDGYLRMHDLIQNMGREIVKQEAPKEVRDRSRLWFHEDVLELLPDDKENKKIEGIKLVQCEEHDWTDNAFEKMKKLRILILRNTNLSCRTIPLPEQLRLLDWKGYPSNSIPSNLKKIVALSLRHSPLMLEKPFQNFEHLTYMNFSHCESITHFPNVSEAQCLRKLILNGCINLVRFDESVGFLPNLTYLRASKCTKLRKFLSRICLPSLEHLSFNWCRILGLFPDIVGKMDKPLKICLKATAIQELPDSFVDLVGLRYLDLTSCEKLGYLPSSLFMLPNFVTLKVGGCPQLGRSFARFRGSLPTTAESRPSLETLHFSHASLRDEDLHVIMQSFPNLEVLDVSSNNFVSIPACIHESSYLTSLDLSYCLNLQEIPKLPSSVRKVDVRHCNSLSASTTSMLWSQVCEEIYKLQVVMPTSNTQIPEWWDHCTRWKHNPSYLNLKARGKFPAVALAFVFGEMNYQSVGLHLSIDYGDVNSAYQPSHNFRVAENHVLLCDLRLWFSDEEWKRLDAHVEHGNKWKTVKVRCVPDIIPVHWGVYVYKEETSMEDIQFQERELTYQSCPDRSWKKRLSSAEKLAIASFSESLQTVVKNLKRLMAPREEEQCFCLMQHDRDKDKDEDEDEEEEGESDIEA, from the exons ATGGCAAATCGAGCTTCAACTTCTGTGATCATGGCTACTAATTACGATGTCTTTCTGAGTTTCAGGGGTGAAGAGACACGTCATGGATTCACAGGTCATCTCTATGATGCTCTCTGCCGCAACGGAATCAACACCTTCATCGATGATGAGAATCTCAGAACAGGGGAAACAATTCGACCTCAACTCCTTCAATCCATTGAAGCCTCAAAGATCTCCATTATTGTTTTCTCAACAAACTATGCAGCTTCAACATGGTGCCTTGATGAACTCGTCCAGATCCTTCGGTGTCACAGGGAAAGGTACCAACTTGTGTTTCCAGTCTTCTACAAAGTAGAGCCCTCAGATGTACGGCATCAGAGGAACACTTACAAGGAAGCCGTGGATGCTCATGAAATCAGGTTTGGTTGTCACTCTCAGAAGGTGAAAGAATGGAAGGAAGCTTTGGCAGAAACATCCAACATGAAAGGATTTCATTTGAAACAAGG GTATGAATTCAAGTTTATTCAAGAAATTGTATGCAAGGCATTGACTCATATACCTCCAAGACAATTACTTATTGAGGATCGTATGATTGGATTGCAAACTCGAGTTGTAGAAGTGGAGTCACATCTATATTCTTCGTACAGCACATCTAAGTACAGGATATTATCCAATATCAAATCATCCAAACCAAAGCTCTACAATAACAATACCATGTTAGGGATTGTTGGAATTGGTGGGAGTGGAAAGACGACGCTTGCCAAAGCCTTGTATAACTCCATCTGCGACCGGTTTGAATGTGCttgttttcttttcaatgttAGAAAAATTTCAGATCAAGAAGAGGGCCTAGTACGTCTACAGCAAACGCTCCTCTCAAAGTTGCTTGGGGAGTGGGAAATCAAGGTCCGCAGTGTCGAGGAAGGAATCAGTATGATCAAAGAGAAACTTGGCAAAAAAAGAGCTCTTATTGTTCTTGATGATGTTGATAAGATAGAACAATTAAAAGCATTGGCAGGAGAATGTGATTGGTTTAGTTACGGGACTCGAATTGTTATAACAAGGGATAAATATCTTCTAACAGCCCATAAAGTAgaaaagatttacaagatgaaatTGCTAAGTGACCCTGAATCTCTAGAGCTCTTCTGTTGGAACGCCTTCAAAATGACAAGGCCCAAAGCAAACTATGAAGACCTATCCAATCAAGCAATACATTATGCCCAGGGCCTCCCATTAGCCTTAAAGGTTATAGGctctaatttgattaataaaagttTAGAAGAGTGGAAGTCTGCTTTGGACAAATATGAGAAGAATCCTCCTAaagacattcaaagtgttcttagagTAAGCTATGATAGTCTTGAAGGCAATGAAAAGGATATTTTTCTTGACATAGCATGCTTCTTCAATGGGAAGAAATGGGAATATGTAAAAAATGTATTAGATGGATGTGGTATGTTTACAGAAGATGGTATTAGAATACTAGTTGATAAATCTCTCGTAACTATCAAAGATGGTTACTTGAGGATGCATGATCTAATACAGAATATGGGTAGAGAGATTGTGAAGCAGGAGGCACCAAAAGAAGTTAGAGACCGCAGCAGATTATGGTTTCATGAAGATGTTCTTGAGCTACTACCCGATGATAAA gaaaataaaaaaattgaaggaaTAAAGCTTGTTCAATGTGAAGAACATGATTGGACTGACAATGCCTTTGAAAAGATGAAGAAACTTAGAATTCTCATTCTTCGGAACACAAACCTTTCATGTCGGACTATTCCTCTACCTGAGCAATTAAGGCTGCTTGATTGGAAGGGGTACCCTTCAAATTCTATTCCGtcgaacttaaaaaaaattgttgccTTAAGTTTACGTCATAGTCCTCTCATGTTGGAAAAGCCGTTTCAG AACTTTGAGCATTTGACTTACATGAATTTCTCCCATTGTGAATCCATCACTCATTTTCCTAATGTATCTGAAGCCCAATGTTTAAGAAAGTTGATACTCAATGGATGCATAAACTTGGTTAGGTTTGATGAATCAGTTGGATTTCTCCCAAACCTTACATATTTGAGAGCTTCAAAGTGCACTAAGTTAAGAAAGTTTCTTTCAAGAATTTGTCTGCCTTCACTAGAGCACCTTTCCTTTAACTGGTGTAGAATACTTGGACTCTTCCCGGACATTGTGGGAAAGATGGATAAGCCATTAAAGATTTGTTTGAAAGCTACTGCTATTCAAGAGCTTCCAGATTCTTTTGTTGATCTTGTAGGACTTCGCTATTTAGATTTGACAAGTTGCGAGAAACTTGGTTATCTTCCAAGCAGCTTATTTATGCTGCCAAATTTTGTCACATTGAAAGTTGGAGGATGCCCTCAACTTGGTCGATCATTTGCAAGATTCAGAGGAAGCCTTCCAACTACTGCAGAGAGCCGTCCAAGTTTAGAAACTCTGCATTTCAGCCATGCAAGTTTACGTGACGAAGATCTTCATGTAATTATGCAGAGTTTTCCAAACTTGGAAGTCTTAGATGTTTCATCAAACAACTTTGTGTCTATTCCAGCATGCATTCATGAATCGTCCTACTTGACAAGTTTGGATTTGAGTTACTGCCTAAATCTTCAAGAAATTCCAAAACTTCCCTCTAGTGTTAGGAAAGTGGATGTGAGACACTGCAATTCCTTAAGTGCAAGCACAACAAGTATGCTATGGTCACAG GTGTGCGAAGAGATATATAAATTACAAGTTGTGATGCCAACTTCCAATACACAGATTCCAGAATGGTGGGACCATTGTACAAGATGGAAGCACAATCCATCGTACCTGAATTTAAAGGCACGTGGCAAGTTCCCTGCTGTGGCTTTGGCGTTTGTGTTTGGAGAAATGAACTATCAATCTGTTGGGCTGCACTTGTCCATTGACTATGGGGATGTAAACTCTGCATACCAACCATCGCATAATTTCAGAGTTGCAGAAAATCATGTGTTGTTGTGCGACCTACGACTATGGTTCAGTGATGAGGAGTGGAAGAGACTTGATGCACATGTTGAGCATGGTAACAAATGGAAGACAGTGAAGGTGAGGTGTGTACCAGACATCATCCCAGTTCATTGGGGAGTGTATGTTTACAAggaagaaacaagcatggaagatATCCAATTTCAGGAGAGGGAGTTGACTTACCAAAGTTGTCCGGATCGTTCATGGAAGAAGAGATTATCTTCTGCTGAGAAACTCGCCATTGCTAGCTTCTCAGAAAGCCTCCAAACTGTGGTAAAAAATTTGAAGCGGCTTATGGCTCCAAGAGAAGAAGAGCAATGCTTTTGCTTAATGCAACATGACAGAGATAAGGACAaagatgaggatgaggatgaggaagaggaaggagAGTCAGACATAGAAGCATAG